Within Armatimonadota bacterium, the genomic segment CCGCGACCTGCCCGACTACCTGCGCCCGCAGGACGCGCTCATCGTCAACAACACGCGGGTCATCCCGGCCCGGCTGACGGGCCGCAAGCCGACCGGAGGGCTCGTCGAGGTGTTGCTCCTCCGTCCGGCGGCGACCTCCGATGCCGGGGGGAGCGGAGGAGGGGAACTTTGGGAGGCGCTGGTCCGGCCGGGCCGGCGGGTCCCGCGCGGAACGCGGCTGACGTTCGCCGGCGGTGTCGCGGGCGAAGTCGTCGCTTCTCGAGCAGGCGGAATCCGCCTGATCGCCTTTGCCTCCGCGCGCCCGATCATCGACGTCCTCCGGGAGATCGGGACGACGCCCCTGCCGCCGTACATCCGCGAGCCTCTGCGAGACCCCGAGGAATACCAGACGATCTTCGCCGCCGCCAACGGGGCGGTCGCCGCTCCCACGGCCGGGCTGCACTTCACCCCGCAGCTTCTGGAGCGCATCCGCGGCATGGGGGTGGCCGTCGTCTTCCTGACGATGCACATCGGGGTGGGGACGTTCCGGTCGATCACGACCGAGGATCCCGCCCGCCACCGGATGGACGCGGAGTGGTACGAAGTCTCCCCCGAGGCCGCGGCGGCGATCAACAGGGTCAGAGCGCGGGGCGGGCGCCTGGTTGCGGTGGGCACCTCCACGGTGCGCACCCTGGAAACGGTGACGGATGACACCGGGGTGGTGCACTCCGGATCCGGCTGGAGCCGCCTCTACATCGTTCCCGGCCACCGCTTCCGGGCTGTGGACGCGCTGGTGACCAACTTCCACCTGCCGAGGACCACGCTGCTGGTGCTGGTCTGCGCCCTGGCCGGACGCGAGCTGATCCTGCGGGCCTACGCCGAGGCCATCAAGGAGCGCTACCGTTTCTACAGCTTCGGGGACGCGATGCTGATCCTGTAGGACCGGATCGCTGCAGGGTTACTTCTTCTCATCCACCACTTTGGACCAACCGCCGCGCAGCGGGGTCCACCCGCTCAGCGGTACCGGGCCGAACTGCCGTTCCTCGACGGTGTAGCCGGCGCGTTCCAGGCGCGCCCTGGCCTCGGCGTAGTACCGGTAGTCGATCTGGAAGGCGTCCCCGCGCAGGGGGTTCTGGTAGGCGCCGATCCCGCCGAGGATCTTCTTGAGGTTTTCCACTTCCGTCGGGGCGCAGGTGATCTCCACCCCGTAGTTCACGCTGGCGTAGGCCTGAAGCGCGGGGTTCTGCGGGGCCGTCGCCGGCCGACCGGCGGCATTCACCGAGGAGACGAAGGCCTCGAGGGTGGGCGCCGCGGCCGCAGGACCCCCCGCCGGCGCTTCAGGCTTGACCGCGGCGGCCGCCCGCTGGGCCCGGATCGCATCGGCCTTGGCCTTGATCGCGGCCAGGATCTCCTCGCGGCTGCGGGGCTTCTGCTCATCCATCTCGTCGGTTCACCGGAGTCTACCACTTCGCGCTCTCCGCACGACTCCTCCTGCCCCTGCGCAGCGTCTGACGCGGGCGTACGATCGGATCGCCGCGGGCATAATGACGGGCAGGCATGCTTCGCTTCCTGCCGGCGCTGATCGTCATGATCGCCCTGGGGTCCGCCGCCTCCGCGGCCCCGGCCGGTCCGCCGCCTGTCGTGGCCGTCAAGGGCTTCGTCATCGCCTGCAATGGCAGCGTCCTGACGGTCCGCCACGGACGG encodes:
- the queA gene encoding tRNA preQ1(34) S-adenosylmethionine ribosyltransferase-isomerase QueA codes for the protein MRLSDFDYALPPELIAQHPVSPRDAARLLVVHRRDGRLEHRVFRDLPDYLRPQDALIVNNTRVIPARLTGRKPTGGLVEVLLLRPAATSDAGGSGGGELWEALVRPGRRVPRGTRLTFAGGVAGEVVASRAGGIRLIAFASARPIIDVLREIGTTPLPPYIREPLRDPEEYQTIFAAANGAVAAPTAGLHFTPQLLERIRGMGVAVVFLTMHIGVGTFRSITTEDPARHRMDAEWYEVSPEAAAAINRVRARGGRLVAVGTSTVRTLETVTDDTGVVHSGSGWSRLYIVPGHRFRAVDALVTNFHLPRTTLLVLVCALAGRELILRAYAEAIKERYRFYSFGDAMLIL